One region of Coraliomargarita parva genomic DNA includes:
- a CDS encoding LamG-like jellyroll fold domain-containing protein yields the protein MKTAYPHLKGWLLNAVRFLFLAALCITSAQASLLYYLPFDNGLNYELANKGQLGGSLAPTGSPTSASITPDGIASTCSAYLPDSSSRLELPFGTDILRMDTLGDQMSISFWMYIDSETYKSIVFLQTYSFNSDQAGWAISIVGEPSLDAGKIRFNAMNGSHRHTPDTVPLQQWVHVTLIWDTASSGYSAFINGSESIISANYTALCTNTDKPLVLNGGSAEVYFDDLAIWDSALSEGQARALSQAPAILEGYNVGEMQKLFELWQTADTSESVSIGELNWTYAEGFDTTGHAVGDVWENNGTYYMWLDGGTYTPNGLRGSAYPQSELLYYFPFDDGADFSLQNMGIIGGNAAPNGTPTTSASFVPSGINSAAALCLPNSSSNLVLPGSTDLLRLTETGDQMSFTFWMYMDSTTYKWISTLQTYYYNSDSNGWALSVAGGPSSNEGRLRPKAMGGAERYVYEQLPLEQWVHVVFIWDTTTGYSAYFDGVQKTINYNYAALCSPTTKPIVLGGGTVPVYYDDVAIWNGALTPGQARALYGAPALLDGYNVAVMDKLFNLWESADTDTIVNVSTLEWQYSEGFDASGRTVGDVWEQNGYYYMWFDGSSAAPTGVKGTLRAQDIDTMEDSTNWSVPTASQGMLSLLQVADRVGVSITNFSKGNTAEIILNQPIAMPEWSNDVQLNILSRDEWPLGLNAYLLVTDSRGFDYKYKLVSALLPQSTQFFPNNFKPRPVRLNAPGFIRPVLYSTSGYNIWALDEGNSTLPVAPFNISGMQFESVSYKEPDEGQTADPVVISLGDFEFTNLNWRTADFYYSLADEDHYGANEPVPSLTLGQLGQLWYGESFLISWELYDTYDGQPIMTGEASYTFDRNDPDYDANFMERIEFPVFEKGTFWVRTKKIWDNFASTYPDRVDEKEFRLDILHGQPATVHSEIPSEQRIPNSWIRMEPALSRFVVDAGLSIDWTSRVWKRDGREDQTYTWTLSVTQAISGVEVVSDSGTLAAGSGPFDITSTLGNLDPGAYEIHIELLENGYKIDQSTRLFGVREPETTPGAIPASVPSWQDMMSGPSIIYMMPHGHENYTDPEQRWEKLEYFLDTAAGITDTVEFIVRWNEIEPLEGVYDWSELDRFLDYAEQKGITVLIWPSLAGREPEWLRAVFEEPRTEDGEIFNPIPYTFHKARVNYCHAESMKAEAITLYQTIARRYKDHPAVHGYYVLLEHPTDVYTSGWYVGGSEESQTAFREQMQNEFSTLQTLNSRWGTQYTNWDQVGLPPNVAKTKEQLDWLSFLSNGVDELTMDYVDAIRAEDTHRIIQVYTGCSSSYSWQYLANQGCMLADGGSETPETFGSDAMNQGEYGLHHRAEEVSVGKWADKYPTQLDSTLFTMLLSGGLHSNVKMFYFVSSEYQTLLPAPYALQRFIDFIPIWQELRYTLPMEREVYLLEDKRSGMLYNEDRTDSYRDVWAFDNLMDAGLTAPGVEIDKAVQGKMIHLPRIEYYEENIIDELESFVTNGGVLVMNVNAGRYSPDLPNQDWVLAQRLGFNIPGNYTSGYMGVYPVIGDVFDSSAGSWRLRDTWLPSLKADETVIANIGNDPARPVMTYRNIGLGKVVMIYATSNIPAHWNEEYPFMRDIAVWAGVTINGEADSPSLWTNLLQESDSDDYYGLVYHPSTQITSKPPVQGNVYWSLPAGTYQVTEMISNTSLGQFTAQQLAETGISTYLNPFELAIYRMDKVTP from the coding sequence CTTACTCTACTATCTCCCCTTCGACAACGGCCTCAACTATGAACTTGCGAACAAGGGACAACTGGGAGGCTCCCTAGCGCCAACTGGCAGTCCGACTTCAGCCTCAATCACTCCCGATGGCATAGCGAGCACTTGCTCGGCTTATTTACCAGATAGCTCCAGCCGTTTGGAGCTTCCCTTTGGGACTGATATTCTACGAATGGATACCCTAGGAGACCAGATGTCCATATCCTTCTGGATGTATATTGACTCTGAAACTTACAAATCGATCGTCTTTCTACAGACATATTCTTTCAACAGTGACCAAGCAGGTTGGGCAATTTCGATCGTTGGCGAACCTAGCCTGGATGCTGGTAAGATTCGCTTCAATGCCATGAATGGCAGCCATCGCCACACCCCAGATACGGTTCCATTGCAGCAATGGGTCCATGTCACCTTAATCTGGGACACCGCCAGCAGCGGCTACAGCGCCTTTATCAATGGCTCAGAGAGCATCATCTCTGCTAACTATACGGCATTATGCACCAACACTGATAAACCGCTTGTCCTCAATGGTGGCAGCGCCGAAGTTTACTTCGATGACCTCGCGATTTGGGACTCTGCCCTAAGCGAAGGGCAAGCCCGAGCCTTAAGCCAAGCTCCCGCCATTTTGGAAGGCTATAATGTTGGCGAAATGCAAAAACTCTTCGAGCTCTGGCAGACTGCCGATACTAGCGAGTCCGTATCCATTGGAGAACTCAACTGGACTTACGCGGAAGGCTTTGACACAACAGGGCATGCCGTTGGTGATGTCTGGGAGAACAACGGCACTTACTACATGTGGCTCGACGGTGGAACCTATACCCCGAATGGCCTCCGTGGCTCAGCCTATCCACAATCAGAACTACTGTATTATTTTCCTTTTGATGACGGCGCGGACTTCAGCCTGCAAAACATGGGAATCATCGGAGGCAACGCCGCACCGAACGGAACTCCGACGACCTCAGCCAGCTTTGTCCCAAGTGGGATCAACAGCGCAGCCGCCCTTTGTCTGCCAAACAGTTCCAGTAACTTAGTGTTACCAGGCAGCACAGATCTCCTGCGCTTAACTGAAACCGGCGACCAGATGAGTTTTACATTCTGGATGTATATGGATTCCACCACATATAAGTGGATATCAACCTTACAGACTTATTACTACAATTCCGACAGTAACGGCTGGGCGCTTTCAGTTGCCGGTGGACCCAGTTCAAACGAAGGCCGACTTCGGCCCAAAGCTATGGGCGGAGCCGAGCGTTATGTCTATGAACAACTCCCGTTGGAACAATGGGTGCATGTCGTCTTCATATGGGACACAACGACAGGTTACAGCGCCTACTTCGATGGCGTGCAAAAAACCATCAATTACAATTATGCCGCGCTCTGCAGTCCCACGACGAAGCCCATCGTCCTAGGAGGGGGCACTGTGCCGGTTTACTACGACGATGTCGCCATCTGGAACGGTGCACTCACCCCGGGACAAGCGCGCGCGCTTTATGGAGCTCCCGCACTGCTGGATGGATACAACGTCGCCGTCATGGACAAGCTCTTCAACTTATGGGAAAGTGCTGATACCGACACGATCGTGAATGTCAGCACCTTGGAATGGCAATACAGTGAAGGCTTCGATGCCAGTGGTCGCACCGTTGGCGATGTATGGGAACAAAACGGTTATTACTATATGTGGTTTGATGGCAGCTCTGCCGCCCCGACTGGAGTCAAAGGCACCTTACGCGCGCAGGACATTGACACGATGGAGGACTCAACCAACTGGTCCGTTCCTACCGCGTCTCAAGGCATGCTCAGCCTCTTACAAGTCGCTGACCGCGTCGGTGTATCGATTACCAATTTCAGCAAAGGCAACACGGCAGAAATCATCCTAAACCAGCCGATTGCAATGCCGGAATGGAGTAACGATGTGCAACTGAACATTCTCTCCAGAGATGAGTGGCCCTTAGGCTTGAATGCTTACCTGCTCGTTACGGATAGCCGTGGATTCGACTATAAATACAAACTGGTGTCCGCCTTATTGCCCCAAAGCACGCAATTCTTCCCGAACAACTTCAAGCCGAGACCAGTGCGCCTGAATGCGCCCGGCTTTATACGTCCAGTTCTTTACAGCACTTCAGGTTATAACATTTGGGCGCTGGATGAAGGGAACTCCACCCTACCCGTTGCTCCATTTAATATCTCTGGCATGCAATTTGAAAGCGTCTCCTATAAAGAGCCGGATGAAGGCCAAACAGCAGATCCCGTAGTGATCTCTCTTGGCGACTTCGAGTTCACAAACCTGAACTGGCGCACAGCCGATTTCTATTACTCACTGGCAGACGAAGATCATTACGGAGCAAATGAACCGGTGCCCTCACTCACCCTCGGGCAACTGGGCCAGCTATGGTATGGCGAGTCCTTCCTGATCAGTTGGGAGCTCTACGACACCTACGACGGACAGCCCATCATGACCGGTGAGGCATCCTACACCTTCGACCGAAACGATCCCGATTATGATGCCAACTTCATGGAACGAATCGAGTTCCCCGTCTTTGAAAAGGGCACCTTTTGGGTTCGCACCAAAAAGATCTGGGACAATTTCGCTTCTACCTACCCAGACCGGGTCGACGAAAAGGAATTCCGCTTAGACATCCTGCACGGTCAACCTGCCACTGTGCACAGCGAGATTCCTTCCGAACAGCGCATACCTAATTCATGGATACGAATGGAACCGGCTCTAAGTCGTTTCGTCGTGGATGCAGGACTGTCGATAGACTGGACATCACGCGTCTGGAAGCGAGATGGTCGTGAAGACCAAACCTATACCTGGACACTGTCGGTAACACAAGCCATCAGCGGAGTCGAAGTCGTCTCTGACAGCGGAACGCTCGCCGCCGGCAGCGGACCTTTCGATATCACATCCACCTTGGGTAATCTGGATCCGGGTGCCTACGAAATCCATATCGAATTACTCGAGAACGGCTACAAGATCGATCAATCCACACGCCTGTTCGGAGTGCGTGAACCTGAGACAACTCCGGGGGCAATTCCGGCTTCCGTGCCGAGTTGGCAGGATATGATGTCTGGACCATCCATCATCTACATGATGCCGCATGGACATGAAAACTATACAGATCCAGAACAACGTTGGGAAAAGCTTGAGTATTTCCTTGATACGGCGGCGGGCATAACTGACACAGTTGAATTCATCGTTCGCTGGAATGAAATCGAGCCATTGGAAGGCGTTTACGACTGGTCTGAACTGGATCGCTTCCTGGACTATGCAGAGCAGAAAGGCATCACCGTATTGATTTGGCCATCACTCGCCGGGCGTGAGCCTGAATGGCTACGTGCCGTTTTTGAGGAACCACGCACCGAAGACGGGGAAATATTTAACCCCATTCCCTACACATTCCATAAGGCACGGGTGAACTACTGTCATGCGGAATCGATGAAAGCGGAGGCAATTACTTTATACCAAACGATTGCACGCCGTTACAAAGACCACCCAGCAGTCCATGGCTACTATGTCCTGCTGGAACACCCAACAGACGTTTACACCTCAGGATGGTATGTCGGTGGCTCCGAAGAATCGCAAACTGCGTTCCGCGAACAGATGCAGAATGAGTTTTCAACATTGCAAACGCTTAATAGTCGATGGGGCACCCAATACACAAACTGGGATCAAGTCGGCCTTCCTCCAAACGTTGCGAAAACAAAAGAACAACTCGATTGGTTGTCATTCCTGAGCAACGGCGTGGATGAACTCACGATGGACTACGTCGACGCCATTCGTGCAGAAGACACCCACCGCATCATCCAAGTCTATACAGGTTGTTCCAGTTCCTACAGCTGGCAGTATCTGGCCAATCAAGGATGCATGCTCGCGGACGGCGGCAGCGAGACTCCGGAAACATTCGGATCCGACGCAATGAATCAGGGCGAATACGGCCTCCATCACCGGGCCGAAGAAGTCTCCGTTGGGAAATGGGCAGACAAGTATCCAACTCAGCTCGATAGCACGCTGTTCACCATGCTATTGAGTGGCGGGCTTCATTCAAATGTGAAGATGTTCTACTTCGTCTCATCGGAATACCAAACCTTGCTTCCGGCTCCTTATGCGCTGCAACGCTTCATCGACTTCATCCCGATCTGGCAGGAGTTAAGATACACGCTGCCTATGGAACGTGAAGTCTACCTACTGGAAGACAAACGATCCGGCATGTTATACAATGAGGACAGAACAGACTCCTATCGCGATGTCTGGGCATTCGATAATTTAATGGATGCTGGGTTGACTGCCCCCGGCGTTGAAATCGACAAGGCTGTGCAGGGTAAAATGATCCACCTGCCCCGCATTGAATACTACGAAGAAAACATCATCGATGAGCTTGAAAGCTTTGTCACTAATGGCGGGGTTCTCGTCATGAACGTGAATGCGGGGCGCTATAGCCCTGACTTGCCAAATCAAGACTGGGTTCTTGCGCAACGTCTCGGGTTTAATATCCCTGGCAATTATACATCCGGCTACATGGGAGTCTATCCAGTCATAGGAGACGTATTTGACAGTTCTGCCGGTTCATGGCGTCTGCGAGACACTTGGCTTCCATCACTCAAAGCAGACGAAACAGTCATCGCAAACATCGGGAACGATCCGGCACGACCGGTCATGACCTACCGAAACATCGGTCTTGGAAAAGTAGTCATGATTTACGCCACGTCGAACATACCGGCACACTGGAACGAGGAATACCCATTCATGCGAGACATTGCCGTATGGGCAGGGGTAACCATAAACGGTGAAGCCGATTCACCATCACTCTGGACAAACTTGTTACAGGAGTCGGACAGTGATGACTACTACGGACTTGTTTACCATCCATCGACCCAGATCACAAGCAAACCGCCTGTGCAGGGGAATGTCTACTGGTCGTTACCAGCAGGCACTTACCAAGTCACTGAAATGATCTCGAATACGAGCTTAGGCCAATTCACAGCCCAGCAATTAGCGGAAACCGGAATCTCTACATACCTGAATCCCTTCGAACTCGCGATCTATCGCATGGATAAGGTGACTCCTTAA
- a CDS encoding AraC family transcriptional regulator, with the protein MSDSALDVWNGVIRQYGFEFAGSRYAGHSYLIHRSSFGVGAEFQPPSADYCWNGMKRGGTDDNQWLTFQWTLEGEGELQVGNQIFPQTAGQAFLVPMPSDHEYRVVRKGKGWKFFYLFLKDTHWVVDRLSRSVSDWSYTFPIEEASRFQSETLRLIELMFSGHLDNPFDAERAALCWMLEVERHLYQLKHPEDPRKKLLSIADRYYRENMHRSFGVQDFAEVLGMGRAQASMHFKQITGVSPAAYFNELRLKQAIKLLRQGYKLHYIAKETGFADANHLCKVFRRVYHMSPGQFKKVHGISLVVESD; encoded by the coding sequence ATGTCTGACAGTGCGCTCGATGTTTGGAATGGTGTGATTCGGCAATACGGCTTTGAATTTGCCGGTTCCCGCTATGCCGGCCATTCTTATTTGATTCATAGAAGCAGTTTCGGCGTGGGGGCGGAATTCCAACCTCCTTCGGCCGATTATTGCTGGAATGGGATGAAGCGGGGAGGCACCGATGACAATCAATGGTTGACCTTTCAGTGGACGCTTGAGGGCGAGGGGGAACTGCAAGTGGGAAACCAAATTTTTCCCCAGACGGCGGGGCAGGCTTTTCTGGTTCCGATGCCATCCGATCATGAATACCGGGTCGTTCGGAAGGGCAAAGGCTGGAAGTTCTTTTATCTATTCTTGAAAGATACCCATTGGGTGGTGGACCGCTTATCCCGTTCGGTTTCCGATTGGTCCTATACTTTTCCGATTGAGGAGGCGTCGCGTTTTCAATCGGAGACGCTACGCTTGATTGAGCTTATGTTTTCCGGTCATCTGGACAATCCCTTTGATGCCGAGCGTGCGGCTTTGTGCTGGATGTTGGAAGTGGAAAGGCACTTGTATCAACTGAAGCATCCGGAAGATCCGCGGAAGAAATTACTTTCGATCGCTGACCGCTATTATCGCGAAAACATGCACCGTTCGTTCGGGGTTCAGGATTTCGCGGAAGTGCTTGGCATGGGGCGGGCCCAAGCCTCTATGCACTTCAAGCAGATTACGGGGGTATCACCTGCCGCCTATTTCAACGAATTGCGGTTGAAGCAGGCCATCAAGTTGTTGAGGCAGGGGTATAAATTGCACTACATTGCGAAAGAAACCGGTTTTGCCGATGCCAATCATCTGTGCAAAGTCTTCCGGCGGGTCTATCACATGTCGCCCGGGCAATTTAAGAAAGTCCACGGGATCAGCTTGGTCGTCGAGTCCGACTGA
- a CDS encoding TIM-barrel domain-containing protein: MSLLSTDVRKPLETIRLGCFQLDPKNGSLTIWESDGASFLLRSDSGAYFQAVINGRLVDTELVSVSSEGRSVVLRYSGEWLDEMLVEITECDEGSGVDFSCTIVPSKEVQLNRIELFSADTQLNVYEVVNFRNRHYTPATWPELPTCASCETSTYSDDWQFSPHPTALLLRKNREALFAGLLDLQPTYGMHLKVVRGEVQHWYLDYGDAPHGLILPAHESFHVGRMRFFVRSELSAHQMYSGFGDMLVDEKIVPAASEKVRHRWWEEPIYCTWNDQRMLANCRSEAELVDQTVETVAGALAQLNESMVRRAVDVILRERLPIRTILLDEGWNLARGDWQPHPERFPDLRQLVDDLHALGFKVMVWWNWAEIAKDANIPADELAGGGWLNRRGFRWRDYSDPKVQQNYLKPLMRTFFSDEDGCYDLDGVKTDFLADKVHPENPLHDPSWRGEEQYFLKISQIFYTEMRMHKADALHLGCAGNYWLAPYIDLNRTYDVHTSNWREHEERARMLMCTCPGVPVSYDMHEFNETMAEFFASIARMNACIEIGNVLALRDDFFSKPRPADADHWELLRQGCALV, translated from the coding sequence ATGAGTTTGCTCTCGACGGATGTGCGAAAACCCTTGGAAACCATCCGCCTTGGGTGCTTTCAGTTGGACCCGAAGAATGGAAGCCTGACGATATGGGAGTCGGATGGTGCGTCCTTCTTGCTCCGTTCGGATTCGGGAGCCTACTTTCAGGCGGTCATCAATGGGCGGTTGGTTGACACTGAACTCGTCTCCGTGAGTTCGGAGGGCCGTTCCGTGGTGTTGCGTTACTCTGGAGAGTGGCTGGATGAGATGCTGGTTGAAATCACTGAATGCGATGAAGGATCGGGAGTGGATTTCAGCTGCACGATTGTGCCATCAAAGGAAGTTCAGCTCAATCGTATCGAACTGTTTTCCGCAGACACACAGCTCAATGTCTATGAGGTTGTGAACTTCAGGAACCGGCACTACACGCCGGCGACTTGGCCGGAACTTCCGACCTGTGCGTCCTGCGAGACTAGCACATATTCCGACGACTGGCAGTTTTCCCCGCATCCGACAGCACTTTTATTGAGGAAGAATCGCGAGGCGCTTTTTGCCGGATTATTGGATTTGCAGCCGACTTATGGAATGCACCTGAAGGTCGTCCGGGGGGAAGTTCAGCATTGGTATTTGGATTATGGTGATGCACCGCATGGCTTGATACTTCCAGCGCACGAGAGTTTCCATGTCGGGCGTATGCGTTTCTTTGTGCGCTCCGAACTCTCCGCCCATCAGATGTATTCGGGTTTTGGTGACATGCTAGTCGATGAGAAAATCGTTCCTGCTGCGTCTGAGAAGGTCCGTCACCGTTGGTGGGAGGAGCCAATCTACTGCACTTGGAATGACCAACGTATGTTGGCGAACTGCCGGTCGGAAGCCGAACTGGTCGACCAGACTGTTGAAACGGTCGCGGGTGCCTTGGCTCAACTCAATGAGTCTATGGTGCGGCGTGCAGTCGACGTGATCTTGCGTGAGCGGCTGCCAATTCGCACCATCCTTCTGGATGAAGGCTGGAATCTCGCCCGGGGGGATTGGCAGCCGCACCCAGAGCGCTTCCCGGACTTACGCCAACTGGTCGATGATCTACATGCGCTTGGTTTCAAAGTCATGGTCTGGTGGAATTGGGCGGAGATTGCCAAAGATGCCAACATCCCTGCTGATGAGTTAGCGGGGGGCGGCTGGCTGAATCGGCGCGGCTTCCGCTGGCGCGACTACTCCGATCCGAAGGTCCAGCAGAATTACCTAAAGCCTTTGATGCGCACCTTCTTCTCCGACGAGGATGGTTGTTATGATTTGGATGGGGTCAAAACGGATTTCCTTGCCGATAAGGTCCACCCCGAGAATCCCTTACACGATCCTTCGTGGCGGGGCGAAGAACAGTATTTCCTGAAAATATCCCAGATATTCTACACTGAAATGCGCATGCACAAGGCTGATGCCTTGCATTTGGGCTGTGCCGGTAACTACTGGCTCGCGCCCTACATCGATTTGAATCGCACTTACGATGTGCATACCAGCAATTGGCGCGAGCACGAGGAACGGGCGCGTATGCTCATGTGCACTTGCCCCGGGGTTCCTGTCTCCTACGATATGCATGAGTTCAACGAAACTATGGCAGAATTCTTTGCCTCTATTGCTCGTATGAACGCCTGTATCGAGATCGGTAATGTCCTGGCTCTTAGAGATGATTTCTTCTCGAAGCCGCGTCCTGCCGATGCAGACCACTGGGAACTCCTGCGTCAAGGCTGCGCGCTGGTTTGA